In a single window of the Pongo abelii isolate AG06213 chromosome 1, NHGRI_mPonAbe1-v2.0_pri, whole genome shotgun sequence genome:
- the LOC129059056 gene encoding solute carrier family 2, facilitated glucose transporter member 3-like has product MLTVNLLAVTGGCLVGLCKVAELVEILILAYLVIGLFCRLCTGFVPTYIGEISPVALQGVFGTLNQLGIVVGILVAQIFDLEFILGSEDLWPVLLGFPISPAMLQSAALPFCPESPRFLLINRKEEENAKEILQWLWGTQNVSQDIQEMKDESARMAQEKQVTVLELFRVSSYQQPIIISIMLQLSQQLSGINAVFCYSTGIFKGAGVQEPICVTIGAGVVNTIFTIVSLFLVERAVRRTLHMIGLGGMTFCSILMTVCLLLKAECNGISFVCIGAILVFVVFFEIGPGPIPWFIVAELFSQGPGPAVMAVAGCSNWTSNFLVRLLFPSAAYHLGAYVFIIFTDFLITFSIFTFFKVPEMCYRTFEDITQAFEGQAHDANRSGRTASWR; this is encoded by the coding sequence ATGCTTACTGTCAATCTGTTGGCTGTCACTGGTGGCTGCCTTGTGGGATTGTGTAAAGTAGCTGAGTTGGTTGAAATACTGATCCTGGCCTACTTGGTTATTGGCCTCTTCTGCAGACTCTGCACAGGTTTTGTGCCCACATACATCGGAGAGATCTCACCTGTTGCCCTGCAAGGTGTCTTTGGCACTCTCAACCAGCTGGGCATTGTTGTTGGAATTCTGGTGGCCCAGATCTTTGATCTGGAATTCATCCTGGGGTCTGAAGACCTATGGCCTGTGCTATTAGGCTTTCCCATCTCTCCTGCTATGCTACAAAGTGCAGCCCTTCCTTTTTGCCCTGAAAGTCCCAGATTCTTGCTCATTaacagaaaagaagaggagaatgcTAAGGAGATCCTCCAGTGGTTGTGGGGCACCCAGAATGTATCCCAAGACATCCAGGAGATGAAAGATGAGAGTGCAAGGATGGCACAAGAAAAGCAAGTCACTGTGCTGGAGCTCTTTAGAGTATCCAGCTACCAACAGCCCATCATCATTTCCATCATGCTCCAGCTCTCTCAGCAGCTCTCTGGAATCAATGCTGTGTTCTGTTACTCAACAGGAATCTTTAAGGGTGCAGGTGTTCAAGAGCCCATCTGTGTCACCATCGGTGCGGGTGTGGTTAATACTATCTTCACTATAGTTTCCCTATTTCTGGTGGAAAGGGCAGTAAGAAGGACTCTACATATGATAGGCCTTGGAGGGATGACTTTTTGTTCCATCCTCATgactgtttgtttgttattgaaGGCTGAGTGTAATGGGATAAGCTTTGTCTGTATTGGGGCTATCTTGGTCTTTGTGGTCTTCTTTGAAATTGGGCCAGGCCCCATTCCCTGGTTTATTGTGGCTGAACTCTTCAGCCAGGGCCCTGGCCCAGCTGTGATGGCAGTGGCCGGCTGCTCCAACTGGACCTCCAACTTCCTAGTCAGATTGCTCTTCCCTTCTGCTGCTTACCATTTAGGAGCCTACGTTTTTATTATCTTCACTGACTTCCTCATTACCTTCTCGATCTTTACCTTCTTCAAAGTCCCTGAGATGTGTTACAGGACTTTCGAGGATATCACACAGGCCTTTGAGGGGCAGGCACACGATGCAAATAGATCTGGAAGGACCGCGTCATGGAGATGA